In Plectropomus leopardus isolate mb chromosome 21, YSFRI_Pleo_2.0, whole genome shotgun sequence, the DNA window AGAAATGTTAGCTACCTTTGGCGTTCGGATATGCTCCATTTCTCCCTGTCGAAACAGCTGTCAGCGGCTGCAAAGCTTCACACGACGCCTTCTGGAGATAACTTTATCATTGATAATTCGTTGGATCAAACTGCAGCACAAATTGCCTGTACTTTGTCGGAGGCATACGATATATGTTTATTGTCAATTATTTTACTCCATCCGCGTAAAGATCCTGGCAATCACGTCAACACTTCACGTTACacgcttttcaaaataaaagcacgtCTCTGTACATTAGATGCGTCACGAATTTATTCCACTCTAACTATAAGCAATTCGTTTGTTTGGTCTCGATTAAGCACAACTTTACTAAAGTGCACCATGTATGCATAATATTAAAGGCATGTAGCGTTTTAAAACTTGTGGAAACTGGCTAAATTTCTTTCGTAAACATCgaaagaaggcaattagcaacttaagaggaaatgacccaaaaacttaCTAGTATTACCCtataaaacacattacaaaagtGTATGAAATAGTAGTAAGGGTGGCGCTTAAAGAGGGATTCAAATTAAGTGGAACGAAATAAAGCGTATTGTAAAGgtattttaatatgaaatgtgTTGCAATGTAAATCATGTTATATTTGGATTATAAATCTAGCTACAGCTATACAATCATTTATATGCAGTATAAACCCATAGACTGCAAGTCTATGTATAAAACACAGTAGAGAGAGAAATGACTAAATAAGTAAAACCAATAGggtaaaaaaagaaggaaattagtCACGCACCAAATGGAGCAATTGTGGATATATTGCAAAATACTTCAAAATGACCCCGAAAAAAGCATGTTAATAAGACATCATTGTGCATAAAgtctttaaaaactattttggaAATGCCATACCAATAGTCCAATCTACCTCTTTTAACACACAAAGTTgcgtcttttattttgaaagcaaagCCGGAGGAAACGTCCGCTAGTGCTAAAGTTGCCACTTTGCGCATGTGTGAGGCGTCACGCGATATGAAAAAACAGCGATAGGGACGACGGGAAAtgtagtttataaaaaaaattacccaaaatgcaATCGCTTTCGGGAAATTCCAGGCGGGGAATAGGAAAAGTAATACCATGCGAGTATTCGCTCTGCGATATTTGGCAGCgttaacaatataaaaacaacagtaagAGGAGCTAAAGCTTAACAAAACGAACATATCATTACGCATGTTTTGGATAAAGCCACATTTTCTTCGCTTTTGAGTAAAAGCACGAGCGCGGATTTGGCCCTCACGCGGGCATCTCTTAGCTAACTAGCGTGTTAGCTGGGATGCTGGGTTGCTCGCTGAGTGTCTTAATGAGTGGCCGAAGTCCAACCGCCAGTTTGTGCTAAATGTGTGCCTCTTAAGACAAAATGTCTGGCTTTAACTTTGGATCAGGGACTCTTGGTTCCACCAGCACCGGTGGGGGTTTCACATTTGGTGGCGCAGCCAGGTAACCTTAATGACATGTTTCAAATAGCCGAcatagctaacgttagcatagCCATACGTTAGCGTAGCCAGACGTTAGCAGATATCTTGCATGGCTTCATAACAATACCATAGTCTCTGTACGTTATAATTTAGAGTAAACGCTTTTGTGAAGCAAATGAATGCGTGTGGAGTTTTTTACTTGGTGTGGTGAAAGTTCAGTGTTATGTTTTGTCTGCTATGTACCTGTGGCTTGTCCTGACAAGTAAACGAAACTGTATACTGGGGTATCATAGCTTTCACTTTGAACTATAGAGTTTAATTTTTGCAAACTGCATGTTTTACTAATAATCTGTTGTCCCTGGGCTACATGTAGAAAGTTAGAAGGCATGTCCTTGAAATTGACGCCTTTCCAGTCAGTACAAGGGTTTGAAATTTTGCACCAGCTAAATACTGGGAAAATAGGCaggtggctgctagatttgctttaCTCACCtactaataaaacaaatttaatctCCTGATTGGCTGGGGAAGTTGATGAAGTTTATTTCCAACACTGCTAATTACGCTGATTAAGTACtttctaataaaaaagaaaaaaaaatagcactacTGTGACAGTGACAAATATCTCATGTTTCTTAAACTTCTACTTGACTCTGGTACCATGGAAGAACTGTGATCATATATGACAAAATTCTTTGCATTTTGCCTCATTAGTGTGCCTGCAGCCAACACTGGTGGCTTTTCTATTGGAACTGCTCTGGGTACAGCAACCGCCACCCCTGCCGCAGCTGCCACCACCAGCATCACCCCATCTCTTGGTCTCGGGGGCAGCCTCTTTGGTCAGAAGCCCAGTGGAGGATTCTCTGTCAACACACCTGCCTCAAGTAATATTTCAATGCAGTCACAAAAATGAGTGTAACCAACATGTCTGGCAGTAGCAGCCATATATACCTTGTCTTATGCTGTCATGTTGCTCTCCTTTAGGCGCTGCCGCACCCACTACAGGCCTTACATTaggtatgtttgtttttcttggatATCTTTTTAAATAAGATCTTggaaagttatgaaaacagGTCATAACCTTGATTTCTGCATATGTTTTCTCCCAGGTGCCCCAGCTTCTACAGCTGCATCTACTGGCTTCAGCTTGGCCTTCAACAAGCCCACCGCCTCAGCAACACCCTTCTCCCTCACCACCACTTCCACCCCTTCATCAGCCTCTGCAGGGGCAGGTTTATCATTTGGCTCTGTCCTGACATCCACGGCTCCACAGCAGCCTGCAGCCGCAGGCTTCACCCTTGGTCTTGGTGGCACAACCAccaccacagcagcagcctcaaCAGGCCCAACACTCGGCGGGAGTCTCTTTTCCAACACTTTGTCCACAGGTGAGATGCAAACATACATCCTGAGCTTGTGCACATGTATGTACACTGTGCTAAGAGCTCAGAACAATGATAAAATGTTGTtacaatatttatataaaaacaggATTTGTATACAAAAGAGGCAAAGTCAATAAAGAAAGTCTTTATTggcataaaaaacaataatcaaaggggtttttttgtagtttttgtcaATGGTTAAGCAGTGTAGTTTTGATCTTTTTATAGTGCTGTGATTTCTGATTTTCAATAAGGACATCAATGTTATAATTGCCCCCACTGCAGTGGTTTCTAAAAGTAGTACTGCACATTATTATGACTTATGTTTTCTTGGTGTTACAGGTTTGGGTCAGAGCACTCTTGGAGGAGGAGGCGGGTTAACGTTGGGTTCCCTTTTAGCTACCTCCACAGCAGCATCAGCGGCACCTGCCCCCAATGTTGGCCTGGGTGGAGTCGACTTCAGCACTTCCTCTGAGAATAAGAGCGACACATCATCTGGAGCCAATGCACAGTAAGTCCCATTGAACAACATACGCGTGGTTCTTTACTGCATGGAAATGATAGAAATGTCCAGAACCGTCCATGCTTAAAagaataatgtaaaattgtgtAAGCAACTGTTAACTAAGAAGCATTCTGTGTCTTCCTCTCCTGGGAATGTATATCTAATCGGCAAGGACTCTTCAGCTTGCTGTACTGATGAAAAACactctcctttcctccctcaGGGACAGTAAAGCTTTGAAAGATGAGAACCTGCCACCAGTTATTTGTCAAGATGTCGAAAATTTCCAGTAAGTGCTGTTGTCTGTGTATATATTGTCACAGGATAAGATCCAGTTAGTAATTGGGCACATTGCTTGCTAGATTTGTGTAGCATCTGTTTTAAGATGCAAATGGTAACCTGTTTAAtcagtaatgtttttgtttttgaggggAACTGACTCATTTGGGCTGTGTGCTGTGGCTAGAAGAATCATAAAGTCATAAAGCTATGAATTTAGGTGGAATGTGGGAATGTAGACTCCAAACAAGGTCAAACGTGACTCTAGGGGTTTTCCCAAGTGCAGGCTGATTGTCAATTAAAATTCCtgtttaattataataaaacactAGTACTGCATACCAGTGCACCAATAATGTCTAACTGGAAACCATTTTGTGTTGTTGAATAACTGTCTTTCTTCCCCTGTTTTGTAGAAAATTTGTGAAAGACCAGAAACAGGTTCAGGAGGACATCAGCAGGATGTCATCAAAGGCCATTTCTAAAGTCCAAGATGACATTAAGAGCCTCAAACAGCTTCTCTCTGTCAGTGCCAGTGGTCTGCAGCGCCAGGCTTTGGCCATCGACAAGTTAAAGCTGGAGACAGCGCAGGTAAAAACAGTACATCTGCACACACAAGTCTAGGAGTAGAAAGTTATACGCAAGtccttttatttctaatttgcatattttatataGTGATAGATAAACTTTCAGTTTGATTATACATCACAATGAATATGACTTCCTCAAATTCAGTCAAGAAATACACATGACCATTGGTCTTTTACATAGACACACTGTATGTGCATACTGttgcccttttttttaagtcacttttttttttttaccaagatggATTAgagataatttttttataatgtaaagCTAAATGGGACttgatattaattaattaattgtctAGGTTGAAGACCACATCTGTTACTCACACCAGGGCTGcagttaattaaatattaataacaatcaTTATTTTGGCTTCGCACAATTAGATGAACATGATCAACTGCAGTattgacttttaaaatgcatttgctgCTCATCGAAAATTGCTGTAAATCAAATTAAGTGCTCCCTAAACTGACAACCAGTCTGTGGAAAAACTTAGCTGAATGTTGTGACAGTAAGCATGTGCATCACTGTACTGTGactgctgtaaaaacatcaaataaaataataataatttaaatatttttccacaGCAGTGGTTACATATCAATAGCACATGCACTGAATTCATGTGGGAGAAGAGAATCCTTTAAGgtcttattttgatgcaaagatttgTTAATTAGTGGGATTGAAGCATAAGTTGAAAGTGAAGCAGTGCTCTGTGGATCTAGTTTTTGCTTAAAAGTTGTGGTGCAATATTATTTATGTTCTGCTTCCAGGATATGCAATAAATTCAATTGAAGAAACTTATTTTAAGTCTTTCTTTTGATGCAAACGAGTTGAGGAGAAAATGGGAATTAAAAGCAGTGCTCTGTTTATTTAGACATGAAAGTGCAATAATATTTTGTCTCTAAAAAACACTAGATAATTGTGATATCAAGattcatcaaaaatatttgttattaaCATTTTGTCCATAATCTTGCAaactaaaaatgttgaaaatgctCTCCAAGAAAGAGATGTCCTCCTTTGATGTCTCTTTTTTACcatcctgtttttctttgttctcaaGGAGCTTAAAAATGCTGACATTGCACTGCGTACTCAGAAGACTCCCCCTGGACTTCAGCATGAGAACACAGCTCCATCAGAGTAAGTAAGATATCAGGTAGCAGTCCTGAAGGAAATCACGGGGGTTGTTCAGTAGTTCAGATGGCAGTAGTGTCAGCTTCTTGGCTTGTTGAGCCAACATCTCGCCACCCTCTCTAGTCTgagatttttatatatataatcttgTATCCCTTCATTAATtcaacaaagatgaaaaaaaacccaacaacataTGTGTAATTTTCCTGTGTCTAGTTATTTCCGCAGCCTGGTAGAGCAGTTTGAGGTGCAGTTGCAACAGTACCGGCAGCAGATAGAAGAACTTGAGAACCACCTGACAACGCAGAGCAGTGGCTCCCACATCACTCCTCAGGGTAAGAGGACAGTTGTCTAACTTTTGAAACAATCCAGGAAAACTGATCAAATGTGTCTTGTTGTATCCAGTCCAGGCAAATAATAGGTCAGTTgggaaataataaatgataaataaatggatTAAAGTAGAAATATAAAGACTTTTTGTCTCTAATCTCTGACTCTTGCTGATCATCATTTCTTGCTCTCCCCCCCCCTCATCTTTTCATTAACTTGCCTAAAATGTGCAATCAGATTATgatattatgtgtgtttttgtttccagacCTGACCATGGCAATGCAGAAATTGTACCAGACATTTGTTGCACAGGCGGCCCAGCTCCAGTCTGTCCATGAGAATGTCAAGGTCAGTTAAttcacaaaacattattttgaaaatgtgtttaaaaatgtccaaGGCTGTGATAAATGTTGTACCCATTGTCCAGATTCAAAGCAAATtgtaattaaaaagtacaaagactGTGTTAATTCCTGTATTTTTCAGTCCTGttttttctgtcccttttgTGTTTATGTCCGATTTCATAGATCTTGAAGCACCAGTACCTCTCTTACCGGCGGGCCTTCCTGGAAGACTCAACGGATGTCTTTGAGTCCAAGCGCACGTCTAACAGGAAGTGGCAGAGTACACCGCGAGTTACAACTGGACCCGCCCCGTTCTCCAGTGTGCCCAATGCTGCAGCGGTTGCCATGGCAGCCACGTTGACCCAGCAACAGCAGCCAACTCCAGGTCTGACTGCCTACAAGTTCTAGAAAGTTCTCACCTTGAAAtgaaggagggggaggagaggacaggataagtgtgtatttttaaaactagGGAATGGTAGAAGGGGAAAGATCAAAGGGGGACAAAGGGGGTTattagaaataattaaaaacaagaacaacgacaacaaaaaaacgccttagtttgtgccaaattattgtgtctGTACTTTCTCTAATGAAAGAGCAGCTAAAGAAAGCGGGAGAAAGGCAGAGATAATAGGAATCTGTTGCTAAGCTCTGACAGGAAACCTTAGTGCTGCCTTATCATCTTGTCATACAGAATGTCATACAAAAACTTTTAGTAATACCAAGGCTATAATAACCTACTTCACCTaatttctctccttctctctgtgcTTTCTCTAATTGGATGTTGGAGCAGGTATACAAAAACTTTTAGTAATATCAAGGATATAATGACCTACTTCACCTaatttctctcattctctctgtgCTTTCTCTAATTGGATGTTGAAGCAGGTATATGTGGTTGACATTATTTAACGGGAGAGAAAAATCCAGCTATCTTAATTTAATAACTTGAATTTTGAAGTTATAATTAGCTTCTAAATTTTTGTTCCGTGAATTCTTGCAGTGAGCTCACTCGATGGAGGTTGTTTTATGATCGAAGCATAAGATACTTGCTGtgtgatttatatatatttaaacatattctCTGAATGAGTAGTCATTCAgatgtttgctgttttgtttttttttttaagatcgtGTCAGAGTGATCAGTTGAtgtataatttattataatgtAGCTCCTACTCTCTTCAGTCCAACTGTTGAAGTCTTTTCGATGTAGAGAAGCTCCAAAAGCATCAGCTtacttcactgaaaacacaggaCTCATGAACATTTCATCAACACAAATCATAGAAAGATTGTATCACCATTGTTCAGTGAAGCATGCAGCTTCTTTTGTTCAGGGTCTACCAATATTAGGCACAGTTTAGGCCAAGAGCCACATTTTGAAATAACTATACTTTAAATAATCAAACTAAAAGCCTGCATCACGTTGTATTAAAAAACCCCAATCCTATTTAGTAATACAATAAGTAAGATATATTCCTTAAGTGTCAACTATAATACCACGTGTTAAATTCTTTCCATAttctgccagaaaaaaaaaaaacatttgtgaagattattcTAGACAGTATTAGTATCCAGCATAAGCAGAcaatactgatgtttttattacacACACTGCTTATTCACTGATTGGCATCAGATGTGTGTTGGAAATTTTTTTAGGGCTTGGTGATACATGTATCcctaaaatatctaaataagCCTGTACACTAAAGTCGTATTGTTACACTCACGCCAGCGCTCACTATTTGGCACACAAATCcactttttattaaacatttaaaactatgttaagAGTAGTGTCCATAATGGTTGTTGTCACATCTCAGAGGTGTTAAAACAGATGTTCAGCCTTTTTTGTAGGCTTTGGTTTGTAGGCCATTTTACTGGCATATCAGGGCACTCACTTACTATGAACAAATTTAACTACTATTTATATTAGCATGTTCCTGCTGGTTTTTTTCTCGTAAAGTGTAGTAAAATGTAATTCAAAAGTTTGTAAGCAATATTTTAATTGGATGGGGTTGCTAAGGCAACATGGTTTAAAAGTTCACATGGCAAAGCTTAAGCGTGGTTTCATTAGCCTCGTTTTTACAAAAGAACCTGTAAAATATGCCTAGTTATTTTCAGGTCCGTTAATCATCAGTTGTTAACAAGACAAtgaatatggctttttttcagcGTGATAACATCAATATACTCTTACTCTCCCAGGACGAGCGGAAACTATTCTGAATAAACGTCAAGTAGGGATGGGAATAATTTACAAACCGTTGCTTTACCTCCATTTGCTGAACTAAAGTCCTTCGCCAACAAACTGTATTACCACTGTAGTTTAAAATCCACATGTGGTAGAAGTGCACACTACCTTGGTGCCTGCTGAAGAgtttttgtgggtgttttttttatttcatgtatagCCAAATCAATCTCCAATCATTTTTCTGAATcatctgtttttaatgtaacCCTGTGTTCTCTGGGTATGCTAGCTGTCAAAAAAGGCTGCCTTGCGCTGTAATTTATTTCTAACTCATAGCTTTGCAAGTGTTAACCCCAGAGTTGGGTGCTACTTTAcgaaattgttttttaaatgttaataatatttAGCAAAGTTTCCATCCCTGTTGCCAAATAGTGGTTATTCACTAGTATTTGACTCAGTCATTCACAGACTTAGCCTAATCAGTCAgtatttatttagctatttattttaattttattttttgttaatttgtataACTGAATCTGTAATTGGAATGGCATAGTGGCAGGTGGCCAGTATCACAGCACTTACAACACTAACCAGGAAGATTCTTGTTTGACCCATATACTT includes these proteins:
- the nup58 gene encoding nucleoporin p58/p45 isoform X2, with the protein product MSGFNFGSGTLGSTSTGGGFTFGGAASVPAANTGGFSIGTALGTATATPAAAATTSITPSLGLGGSLFGQKPSGGFSVNTPASSAAAPTTGLTLGAPASTAASTGFSLAFNKPTASATPFSLTTTSTPSSASAGAGLSFGSVLTSTAPQQPAAAGFTLGLGGTTTTTAAASTGPTLGGSLFSNTLSTGLGQSTLGGGGGLTLGSLLATSTAASAAPAPNVGLGGVDFSTSSENKSDTSSGANAQDSKALKDENLPPVICQDVENFQKFVKDQKQVQEDISRMSSKAISKVQDDIKSLKQLLSVSASGLQRQALAIDKLKLETAQELKNADIALRTQKTPPGLQHENTAPSDYFRSLVEQFEVQLQQYRQQIEELENHLTTQSSGSHITPQDLTMAMQKLYQTFVAQAAQLQSVHENVKILKHQYLSYRRAFLEDSTDVFESKRTSNRKWQSTPRVTTGPAPFSSVPNAAAVAMAATLTQQQQPTPGFGGGPGFGGVGTGGSSFAFSSTSKPTGGSLSAGFGSSSSSGFNFSNPGINPSAGLTFGVSNPAAAGFGAAPLLQLKKPPAGNKRGKR
- the nup58 gene encoding nucleoporin p58/p45 isoform X3 gives rise to the protein MSGFNFGSGTLGSTSTGGGFTFGGAASVPAANTGGFSIGTALGTATATPAAAATTSITPSLGLGGSLFGQKPSGGFSVNTPASSAAAPTTGLTLGAPASTAASTGFSLAFNKPTASATPFSLTTTSTPSSASAGAGLSFGSVLTSTAPQQPAAAGFTLGLGGTTTTTAAASTGPTLGGSLFSNTLSTGLGQSTLGGGGGLTLGSLLATSTAASAAPAPNVGLGGVDFSTSSENKSDTSSGANAQDSKALKDENLPPVICQDVENFQKFVKDQKQVQEDISRMSSKAISKVQDDIKSLKQLLSVSASGLQRQALAIDKLKLETAQELKNADIALRTQKTPPGLQHENTAPSDYFRSLVEQFEVQLQQYRQQIEELENHLTTQSSGSHITPQDLTMAMQKLYQTFVAQAAQLQSVHENVKILKHQYLSYRRAFLEDSTDVFESKRTSNRKWQSTPRVTTGPAPFSSVPNAAAVAMAATLTQQQQPTPGFGSSSSSGFNFSNPGINPSAGLTFGVSNPAAAGFGAAPLLQLKKPPAGNKRGKR
- the nup58 gene encoding nucleoporin p58/p45 isoform X1 codes for the protein MSGFNFGSGTLGSTSTGGGFTFGGAASVPAANTGGFSIGTALGTATATPAAAATTSITPSLGLGGSLFGQKPSGGFSVNTPASSAAAPTTGLTLGAPASTAASTGFSLAFNKPTASATPFSLTTTSTPSSASAGAGLSFGSVLTSTAPQQPAAAGFTLGLGGTTTTTAAASTGPTLGGSLFSNTLSTGLGQSTLGGGGGLTLGSLLATSTAASAAPAPNVGLGGVDFSTSSENKSDTSSGANAQDSKALKDENLPPVICQDVENFQKFVKDQKQVQEDISRMSSKAISKVQDDIKSLKQLLSVSASGLQRQALAIDKLKLETAQELKNADIALRTQKTPPGLQHENTAPSDYFRSLVEQFEVQLQQYRQQIEELENHLTTQSSGSHITPQDLTMAMQKLYQTFVAQAAQLQSVHENVKILKHQYLSYRRAFLEDSTDVFESKRTSNRKWQSTPRVTTGPAPFSSVPNAAAVAMAATLTQQQQPTPGTQAPLGAGFGNPFASAVGTSLGSSTLGGFGGGPGFGGVGTGGSSFAFSSTSKPTGGSLSAGFGSSSSSGFNFSNPGINPSAGLTFGVSNPAAAGFGAAPLLQLKKPPAGNKRGKR